A genome region from Hevea brasiliensis isolate MT/VB/25A 57/8 chromosome 9, ASM3005281v1, whole genome shotgun sequence includes the following:
- the LOC110657492 gene encoding polyadenylate-binding protein-interacting protein 11 isoform X1, with protein sequence MAVVENAGADLGMTVGLSSSSNLDSGVSSSASDQDQLNPNHNHHSLLRIDNGVSIQPLFMKVQSQPSPNGNPQQPPSQNLQVAHHYPSHHQRPNGGGGDLRRNGDVKESYERDMRALQDLFSKLNPMAEEFVPPSLANSNGNHRGLNGLNLGFYTNNNNDSLGYSNGTRNGQLNGNAGRRKKNYNQVKRRMNSRTGIAQREEVIRRTVYVSDIDQQVTEEQLAALFVGCGQVVDCRICGDPNSVLRFAFIEFTDEDGARAALNLAGTMLGYYPMRVLPSKTAIAPVNPTFLPRNDDEREMCTRTIYCTNIDKKVTQLDVKLFFESVCGEVYRLRLLGDYHHSTRIAFVEFVMAESAIAALNCSGVVLGSLPIRISPSKTPVRSRAPRLPMH encoded by the exons ATGGCCGTTGTAGAGAATGCGGGCGCGGATTTGGGGATGACTGTGGGTTTGAGCTCATCATCTAATCTAGATTCGGGTGTGTCATCGTCAGCCAGCGATCAGGACCAGCTCAACCCCAATCACAACCACCACTCACTGTTGCGTATCGACAATGGTGTCTCGATTCAGCCTCTCTTCATGAAGGTCCAGAGTCAACCGTCGCCCAACGGCAATCCCCAGCAGCCGCCGTCGCAGAATCTGCAGGTGGCCCATCATTATCCTTCTCATCATCAGCGACCTAACGGCGGCGGAGGTGATTTACGGAGGAATGGGGATGTGAAAGAGAGCTACGAGAGGGATATGAGAGCGCTGCAGGACTTATTCTCTAAGCTGAACCCCATGGCTGAGGAGTTTGTGCCTCCTTCGCTTGCTAACAGCAATGGCAATCATCGTGGACTTAATGGACTCAATTTGGGGTTTTATACTAATAACAACAACGACTCTTTGGGGTATAGCAACGGCACTAGAAATGGACAACTCAATGGAAATGCTGGTCGAAGG AAGAAAAACTATAATCAAGTGAAAAGGAGAATGAACAGCAGGACAGGCATAGCCCAGAGAGAGGAGGTAATTCGCAGGACTGTGTATGTGTCTGACATTGATCAACAG GTCACTGAAGAACAGCTTGCTGCTCTTTTTGTTGGCTGTGGGCAG GTGGTGGACTGCCGTATATGTGGTGATCCCAATTCTGTACTTCGTTTTGCCTTTATCGAGTTCACTGATGAAG ATGGTGCAAGGGCTGCTTTAAATCTTGCCGGGACAATGCTCGGATACTATCCCATGAGGGTGCTGCCCTCAAAAACAGCTATTGCACCGGTTAATCCAACCTTTTTGCCTAGG AATGATGATGAACGTGAAATGTGCACAAGGACTATCTACTGTACAAACATTGATAAGAAG GTTACTCAATTAGATgttaaactcttttttgaatcagTCTGTGGAGAG GTTTATCGCCTGAGGCTGCTAGGGGACTATCATCATTCTACTCGTATTGCTTTTGTGGAGTTTGTGATG GCTGAAAGTGCAATAGCTGCTCTCAACTGTAGTGGTGTTGTTCTTGGATCATTGCCAATAAG GATAAGCCCATCAAAGACACCAGTTAGGTCTCGTGCTCCTCGTCTTCCCATGCATTGA
- the LOC110657492 gene encoding polyadenylate-binding protein-interacting protein 11 isoform X3, whose translation MAVVENAGADLGMTVGLSSSSNLDSGVSSSASDQDQLNPNHNHHSLLRIDNGVSIQPLFMKVQSQPSPNGNPQQPPSQNLQVAHHYPSHHQRPNGGGGDLRRNGDVKESYERDMRALQDLFSKLNPMAEEFVPPSLANSNGNHRGLNGLNLGFYTNNNNDSLGYSNGTRNGQLNGNAGRRKKNYNQVKRRMNSRTGIAQREEVIRRTVYVSDIDQQVTEEQLAALFVGCGQVVDCRICGDPNSVLRFAFIEFTDEDGARAALNLAGTMLGYYPMRVLPSKTAIAPVNPTFLPRNDDEREMCTRTIYCTNIDKKVTQLDVKLFFESVCGEVYRLRLLGDYHHSTRIAFVEFVM comes from the exons ATGGCCGTTGTAGAGAATGCGGGCGCGGATTTGGGGATGACTGTGGGTTTGAGCTCATCATCTAATCTAGATTCGGGTGTGTCATCGTCAGCCAGCGATCAGGACCAGCTCAACCCCAATCACAACCACCACTCACTGTTGCGTATCGACAATGGTGTCTCGATTCAGCCTCTCTTCATGAAGGTCCAGAGTCAACCGTCGCCCAACGGCAATCCCCAGCAGCCGCCGTCGCAGAATCTGCAGGTGGCCCATCATTATCCTTCTCATCATCAGCGACCTAACGGCGGCGGAGGTGATTTACGGAGGAATGGGGATGTGAAAGAGAGCTACGAGAGGGATATGAGAGCGCTGCAGGACTTATTCTCTAAGCTGAACCCCATGGCTGAGGAGTTTGTGCCTCCTTCGCTTGCTAACAGCAATGGCAATCATCGTGGACTTAATGGACTCAATTTGGGGTTTTATACTAATAACAACAACGACTCTTTGGGGTATAGCAACGGCACTAGAAATGGACAACTCAATGGAAATGCTGGTCGAAGG AAGAAAAACTATAATCAAGTGAAAAGGAGAATGAACAGCAGGACAGGCATAGCCCAGAGAGAGGAGGTAATTCGCAGGACTGTGTATGTGTCTGACATTGATCAACAG GTCACTGAAGAACAGCTTGCTGCTCTTTTTGTTGGCTGTGGGCAG GTGGTGGACTGCCGTATATGTGGTGATCCCAATTCTGTACTTCGTTTTGCCTTTATCGAGTTCACTGATGAAG ATGGTGCAAGGGCTGCTTTAAATCTTGCCGGGACAATGCTCGGATACTATCCCATGAGGGTGCTGCCCTCAAAAACAGCTATTGCACCGGTTAATCCAACCTTTTTGCCTAGG AATGATGATGAACGTGAAATGTGCACAAGGACTATCTACTGTACAAACATTGATAAGAAG GTTACTCAATTAGATgttaaactcttttttgaatcagTCTGTGGAGAG GTTTATCGCCTGAGGCTGCTAGGGGACTATCATCATTCTACTCGTATTGCTTTTGTGGAGTTTGTGATG TAA
- the LOC110657492 gene encoding polyadenylate-binding protein-interacting protein 11 isoform X2 — protein MAVVENAGADLGMTVGLSSSSNLDSGVSSSASDQDQLNPNHNHHSLLRIDNGVSIQPLFMKVQSQPSPNGNPQQPPSQNLQVAHHYPSHHQRPNGGGGDLRRNGDVKESYERDMRALQDLFSKLNPMAEEFVPPSLANSNGNHRGLNGLNLGFYTNNNNDSLGYSNGTRNGQLNGNAGRRKKNYNQVKRRMNSRTGIAQREEVIRRTVYVSDIDQQVTEEQLAALFVGCGQVVDCRICGDPNSVLRFAFIEFTDEDGARAALNLAGTMLGYYPMRVLPSKTAIAPVNPTFLPRNDDEREMCTRTIYCTNIDKKVTQLDVKLFFESVCGEVYRLRLLGDYHHSTRIAFVEFVMVR, from the exons ATGGCCGTTGTAGAGAATGCGGGCGCGGATTTGGGGATGACTGTGGGTTTGAGCTCATCATCTAATCTAGATTCGGGTGTGTCATCGTCAGCCAGCGATCAGGACCAGCTCAACCCCAATCACAACCACCACTCACTGTTGCGTATCGACAATGGTGTCTCGATTCAGCCTCTCTTCATGAAGGTCCAGAGTCAACCGTCGCCCAACGGCAATCCCCAGCAGCCGCCGTCGCAGAATCTGCAGGTGGCCCATCATTATCCTTCTCATCATCAGCGACCTAACGGCGGCGGAGGTGATTTACGGAGGAATGGGGATGTGAAAGAGAGCTACGAGAGGGATATGAGAGCGCTGCAGGACTTATTCTCTAAGCTGAACCCCATGGCTGAGGAGTTTGTGCCTCCTTCGCTTGCTAACAGCAATGGCAATCATCGTGGACTTAATGGACTCAATTTGGGGTTTTATACTAATAACAACAACGACTCTTTGGGGTATAGCAACGGCACTAGAAATGGACAACTCAATGGAAATGCTGGTCGAAGG AAGAAAAACTATAATCAAGTGAAAAGGAGAATGAACAGCAGGACAGGCATAGCCCAGAGAGAGGAGGTAATTCGCAGGACTGTGTATGTGTCTGACATTGATCAACAG GTCACTGAAGAACAGCTTGCTGCTCTTTTTGTTGGCTGTGGGCAG GTGGTGGACTGCCGTATATGTGGTGATCCCAATTCTGTACTTCGTTTTGCCTTTATCGAGTTCACTGATGAAG ATGGTGCAAGGGCTGCTTTAAATCTTGCCGGGACAATGCTCGGATACTATCCCATGAGGGTGCTGCCCTCAAAAACAGCTATTGCACCGGTTAATCCAACCTTTTTGCCTAGG AATGATGATGAACGTGAAATGTGCACAAGGACTATCTACTGTACAAACATTGATAAGAAG GTTACTCAATTAGATgttaaactcttttttgaatcagTCTGTGGAGAG GTTTATCGCCTGAGGCTGCTAGGGGACTATCATCATTCTACTCGTATTGCTTTTGTGGAGTTTGTGATG GTGAGGTAA